A window of Gossypium hirsutum isolate 1008001.06 chromosome D13, Gossypium_hirsutum_v2.1, whole genome shotgun sequence genomic DNA:
GACTGCTcttttataaaaaattagtataaaGAGTTATGTGAATTTAAGTAAATGGTAAATGATGTTATGGATATTTGATGgatgattttaagtgaataattgAAAGTAAGAAAGTGTGAATGTTTTTACtaagaatattttaatttggaACTAATTATTTTGAATGATGGAATTGTGTACTTATTATGTTGAAGgtgataaatatttattttgaacatTACTTGGATGGGCCAGTTGAAAAATGATTTGTTAAgagattaatttgataaaaatttaagtaatgactaaattttaaaatttgtaaaatttcgaATCctaaagtttgaatggtgaaatttgAAAGTTTGATGTAGTatctaaattatataattatgaaataagaaaattgaaaaagtttaacATAAAATAGTAAAACTTGAAATCatatggattaaattataaaatctaatttaaaaaagGTACTATTTGTAAAAAGTGTAGAATCTGAGGTATAGAGACTTTCTAGTAAGTTCTAAAAAATTATAGGAGTGAAAATGAATTTATAAGTATTTAAATGGAATATTtaagaaattattgaaaattttaatgtgaTATTATTTATGTGTATTTATTAATAGATAGGGTAAGGtgtattacattttataattttttataatttttataaaatattaaattaattgaaatgaaaattggAGGAGAGAATTTTAATGAAAATCTATTTTGTAATCACATCTTTCCTTCCAACTAAacctttttctatttctttctttattatggCGAGcatgaaaacaataaaaataataatataaggtaAAAAAATGCAAGtaaatttaagaaaaacgaaaCTTTGGGTCTGTATTGCAACACCAACAGGGTCTGTTTTAGGGAAATTGACCCTCTACAAATGGAATATATGTACGATGCAAAAGgggttgaataaaaaaaattatgtttgtttaattgaaaaattaagtattaaaaaaataaatatgaaaaaattaagtactaaatttaagttataaaatctgtttgatatattatttaaaattaaatattgaatataattatattatttgataaaaatactataatattaaatgaaatataaaaaaaatttaaaatttttttataaggaaTAAGTAGGTTAAGTTGCTGAAAAAGATTATTTTTACTCTATTATTTAATTGGAGAAAAGATGATATGAAACTGTGATTATATATCATCCGTTAAGttgctaaaaatattaatttttagtttaaagAGAAAGGACGACTCCTTAATTCGCCAGTCACTTCATTATAAgatccctaattatatatgtacaagtaAAGTATATCCTACATTACATACAACTCATATAAATGAGCAAATATTAACTCAATGTACAATAGTTTGTTGATATTAATTAGTAGGGTACCATTTCGTACTACCTTCCAGACATGATTTAGAAATTGCAAGATGTTCTCAACTTGAGTTTGCTGGAGCCATCAAATGCTTGAGGCAAGAGCTTCACAAAACTCTCCAAGAACATTTCCCATTTAGATTCTCTCATATCCCCCAAATTTACACCACCTCCTCCACTTCCATTTTGCACTGAGAAACTCATGCCTTGCCCTTGCACAGTCCCAACTGCTGCTTTACCATTACTTTTTGCACCGTTTTCTATATGAACTTCGGTATCCTTGTACAGAGGAGGTAATGAAGCACATGGCATCAATCTTACAGACGAAAGTTTTGAAGGTCTCGGTGGCTTAGCCAAATTCAAAGGGTTCTGAAAAAGCTTCGGAATATCTGCAGCAATCTCATTAGAGGTACCTTCAATATCATTGTCGACTAGAAAAATTCCAGTGTCATCAACCTCGTACCTATCCATACCATCGTCAACTTCCGAAATACTTTCCTTGGCTTTTACGCAGAGAGTCTCTAGCATACTCATTTTTTCTTCATCACCCCGAAGCTCCCGAGTCATCATTGCGCCTATATCAGCTAGACAAAGGCCAGCACTAACAGCTTGCTTCAAGAAAATGGTGCAAAGGATCAGGACTCGTATCGAGGACTCCCTTAACAATGGAAGCTCTGTCCGCAAAATCTCCGCATCTTTATTTGGATCAAGATTCAGAATATACTCAGTTTCTGACTCCGAAAAAGGAACTAAGGCTTGAGGCCAATGCAACCATTCAAAGTAGGGATCATCTAGGCACTCTGGTAGGCAAAGACCATGATCTATAGGCACGAGCTCAGCTGCCTCGACAGCAAAATTTTCATGTTGACCTCTTTTCTTGACCAGAATGTTGCCTGCATGCCGGTCTAGATTCAGGATTCTCAGGTCGAATATCCCTATTTTATGGACTGAAGCTACGGAGAAACAAGATGGCCCTAAGTTCCCTGCATCAAAGTCATGAGAGATGAAATTTTGTAGGGAGGCAATCTTATAAGGTGAGGCAGAGATAGCAGTTGCTTCATTGACATGGAAGGCAACATGGGAGATTTTTACAAGAGCTGTTGCTGGAACACCGGCAAAGCCACCATGATCGAGGAGATAAGCAGCCAACTCACGGATGCCTGTTTCACCTACGCGTATTGAACGATTTATTCCAGGTTGTCCCAGCATGGATCCCCCACAACCTTTTGGGTTATTGAGAGCTAAAGGTTCCTCGTCAATGGGCTTTGTTACAGCTATAGTTTCACCTCTGCGGTTACGTAAGAAGTAGGTACCACCAAGTCCATTTGATACCGGCACTGGTACTACCCCAGAGGCGATGGCCATGGCCACCTCAATGACAAGAGCATTGATTCTTGGCAGTCTTGGGCCCCCAATAATCTGAATCCTAGGATGGGTTGCATACTCTTGCTCCACATTAGTGGCAAAGGAAAGGCAAGGGGTGGAGAAGCTACGATGGAAATTTGCAACTTCAAATACTTGTTTCAAAGAGTGAGCAAGGTCTTTGTGGCCAACTTCAAGAATGTTGTACTCAAGTTGTGTGAAGGATTGGAGTCTGCATCTTTGAGATCGGTTGAACGGTTTGAATCCATGATGTTGATCAACGGCTACCGCCATTGTAAAGAAACTCATACACAGCAGTCAATCATACCAAGGACATATCTAACTTAATTCCTAGAGGATTATTAGTCTTTCCTAGGAGACCAGTCATCATGTATCTACAAATTGAAAGCATTTTGTTAGTACATGTCATGTGAAATCTCCACCTACACTGTATGCAATATACATGAATGTAGGTACCTGGTTTGAATTCATGTTGTGTGGGATTCATTTTCTTGGATTTGCATACAACCGATAGATACCAGATTAACCTTTACTTACTATATATCCTTGAATCCATCAAACCTGAAACCTTCTGTTTCCCTATTGATTTAAAAGCAATGGTGAAAACTTGATCAGATTCAACTTGAACAAAAACGCAAGGAAACATAAATCCATATAAAACCAGACCTATTAATTAGCCCCTCGCTCCTCCACTTAGAAATCGCCGCAATGTTCTGTACAAATTTAGAGGATAAACAATGACTCAgtaaatttgaaaactttttcgaTTATCAATGAAATGAAAGAAGAAGATCCATACCCCGAACACTGATTAAGGCATTCAGGGAAGAACAGCATCAGGAGCGGGAGAGAACCAAACAGTCACCGGAAAATAATATTTCCTGAAGACCTCACCGCCACTCCCCTCTGTgttttgtttcttaatttttttctccattttcacgcgtcctttatgtgtatatatatatataacaatttgtTTTGCTTTTCCCTCCTATTTTGTTGCCAACTACCTCCATCTTATCTCTTCCCAATCTTCAATGTTTTCTATCTTTGGGGTTATATTATTAGTTGCTTTTAGCTTATTTTTAATGCACCGTCGGGATTTGAAAGTTAAAACAGACGCACCACAACGATCTTGACCACTGCTTAAGATCCGGACTCCATTTCCCATTACTACTATTATCGCGCTTTCCTTGTTAAAACTCATTACCACCTTTCagaaattttctttttgactctCATAATTACAgaaatatatgtttttatgccAAAGCATGGTCTTTCAAACTGCTTCAATCTTATAGTCTTACAGCTATCAGGCCCTGCATTTTCATTTAACATTGGCAATGCGCAAGAGTATCAAATGATCTAGATAAGCTACAAACTCACTCCATTTCTAGTTCCACGGCTCATCAACCATGCTCCAAACACCAACCTGGTCATCTATGAGACTAGTATCTGTACAATGATTGGATAACGGTCCTAAACCCCTCACTGAATTTGTATTTAGTTGGTAGCAGTAGCACCCTCATCACAAAAGCCACACATTACTTAGAATACTAAATCCCAGCTTAAGCAAGAAGAGTCTACTGTGCTCCTCCAAACACCACAAACCAATGCCTTTTATGTTAGAAAACCTTGTCGCTCAAgaaacgaaattaaaaaaaaaaaacaagacttAAGGCATGAATCACAATCactttatttaacattttattttgccTCTAGGATACAAGTAATAAATCAACAAGGTATGTGTCCTTGGATATATACCTTTTGGCACAAGCTATGTTTTtctattacattttttttatagaaaaataagtTTCTTCAATTTGAGAAGAAAAACATGTAATTCAATTATTCTGATaatgcaataaaataataattatttcagaaaataaaaaaaaatattattttacctCTAAACTTAAGTTAAAgtgtcaatttttaaaaaaatataaatacaagatCCAATAGAAAAATCCACCTACTTAGGACCCCTTTGGATGGGCATTTATCTCTAGTGTGGTGCGTTTAGCTTTCTTTTTGTCTCATGTTACAGTATCTAATATCACTGTCATCGCTATTTTTTCAGTAACCGTAGATAAACGCGCCGCTAACCGCCTCTGTAAGTATACGgatcaggttgtaatatagtttacaATGAAGTAACGAGcactccgaggatcatacccaagggaggtgagCATTAATTTAATTCTAAGCTAAGCACAAATAGATCTAATTACTAATCTAAACAGATTATATTACGAAGAAGTATAAGAGAggaatttttagggttttatggtaataataaaaataacaaaagtaaagaaataacgagaaagaaaataatgaaatttatcaaaTCTAATCATGGATAATTAGCTCACTTCGGTAATCATAACTAATTGTTGCTTTGGGCTTCTTGTTCTATCAACTAGTCGATACCTCAACAGGATCTTCTAATCTTCCACATTAAAATATGGAATTAGACCATATTAAAATATGTTGGACGGTTAATGAattgtttttaaatgttttatatgttatgttatatttattttataatatatgttaaataataaaaataaaacaaataataaagcaAAAAGAcaaccattttatttttttcccactTTCTTCAACCTCATGACCGAATATCCATAGTTGAGAAGCAAAAGTTTTGGCCAAGCTTATTTCAAGCTTGCATGGTATATTTTTTTAGtctgttttaataatttttacttttttaatatcGTTGTATATAGGTCTAGTTAATCCGAGCATTAATTTATAAAACAGTTAAATGTTTCGACATGTGCTATTGTTGAATTTATGaggttttt
This region includes:
- the LOC107935492 gene encoding phosphatidylinositol 4-kinase gamma 1; protein product: MSFFTMAVAVDQHHGFKPFNRSQRCRLQSFTQLEYNILEVGHKDLAHSLKQVFEVANFHRSFSTPCLSFATNVEQEYATHPRIQIIGGPRLPRINALVIEVAMAIASGVVPVPVSNGLGGTYFLRNRRGETIAVTKPIDEEPLALNNPKGCGGSMLGQPGINRSIRVGETGIRELAAYLLDHGGFAGVPATALVKISHVAFHVNEATAISASPYKIASLQNFISHDFDAGNLGPSCFSVASVHKIGIFDLRILNLDRHAGNILVKKRGQHENFAVEAAELVPIDHGLCLPECLDDPYFEWLHWPQALVPFSESETEYILNLDPNKDAEILRTELPLLRESSIRVLILCTIFLKQAVSAGLCLADIGAMMTRELRGDEEKMSMLETLCVKAKESISEVDDGMDRYEVDDTGIFLVDNDIEGTSNEIAADIPKLFQNPLNLAKPPRPSKLSSVRLMPCASLPPLYKDTEVHIENGAKSNGKAAVGTVQGQGMSFSVQNGSGGGGVNLGDMRESKWEMFLESFVKLLPQAFDGSSKLKLRTSCNF